The genomic DNA taagggaaagcacctcAGCAGCACATTCttaacataagagaaagacacagtcatgtctgcttgctgcaattaatcactatttttctgcactaaacaagtgaatttcatcaagatattttcagagatgataaacaagatgttatagaataataatttgatgaaaacctaattttgacaaaaaaaaaaaaaaaaaaaaaaaaagacatctgacaggttttcctagatcgcatcacaaaTGGTTTAGTGATacagaacaaaacatttatttgaatagcaGTCAGTGAAATTACTCACAGGGCTTTTCTACAGCATCTCACAGCTGGAATGAGTCTTCTGTAGTTTAAAGATAACAACGTGAACCTCTTTGGGTTAAACTCATTCAGCACCTTCCCTGACATGAGCAGTACATAGGTCAGCACTGTGCACATTGAAGATGAGAGGTCTCTTCTTGGATGTTCATTTGAATTGAGGTAACTCTGGATTTCCTCATATAATGAATGATCTTTGAGCTCAAGTAAGCAGTAGAATAGGTTGACTGAAGCCTCACCTGAGATAGTGTACTTATTTTGTTCTTGCTTAATGTATtcagttatttttgttatgctCTCTGTTGTGTCTTCAGTGTGTGTGATCAGACCTTTAAGCAGGTTTTGACTGGATTCCAGTGAAATTCCCAGCAGAAACCTCAGGAACAGGTCCAGATGTCCTCTCTGACTCTCCATGGCTTTATTAACAGCCTTCTGCAGTAGCTCCTGCAAAGTGATATTTTGTTCTGACAGCTTAAAGAAAAACTGAAGCTCCTGCATGTTTTTGTTCAGGTAACAGATGAACACATGCACTGCAGCAAGAAACTCTTGAACACTCAGATGCACAAAGCAGAAAATCTTTGCTCCATGAATTCTGTGTTCCCTTTTGAAGATCTCAGCGATCATTCCTGTGAACTCAGTTTCTTTACCCGCATCAATACCACAAGCTTTCAGATCTTCCTTATAGAACACAATATTTTCCTTCTTCAGCTGTTCAAATGCTAACTTGGCTAACATTAAAATcatctttctatttaaatgcaaGTGCACTGTACATTCTCTTTCttcttgttcatcatatttcTGGTTCTTTATTTCCATCTGTATCAGCAGGAAGTGAATGTACATTTCAGTGAGTGTTGTGCTGATGTTCTCTGCATTGTTCTCAATGAGAACATCCTGAAGAACTGTGGCCGTGATCCAGCAGAACACAGGAATGTGGCACATGATATAGAGACTACGAGACATCTtaatgtgtgagatgattctggAGGCCTGAGTCTCATCTTTGATTCTTTTTCTGAAGTACTCCTCCTTCTGTTGGTCAGTGAATCCTTGCACTTCTGTGAACAAACCCACATACCGAGGatggatctgattggctgctgctggtcgtGATGTCACCCACACAAGAGCTGATGGAAGCAGCTTACCTTGGACCAGACTTGTAAACAGCACATCTACAGACGATCTTTTCTCAACAGTGTTCAGAGATCTAGTATTAAAATTCAGAGGCAGGCGACTCTCATCAAGTCCATCAAATATAAATGCAAGCTTACATTTCTCATATAACTTTGATTTCTCCAGGTCCTTCAGTTCAGGATAAAATTCCAGCAGAAGCTCATGGAGACTGAAATCTTCATTTGTAATTAAGTTAATCTCTCGGAATGAAAGCAGGAACACACAGTCTATATCCTGATTGGCTTCTCCTTCTGCCCAATCCAGGATGAACTTATGCACAGAGACagtttttccaatgccagcgactCCCTTGGTCAGCACAGTCTTTTTCTCACtgtttttctcattgtttttcctcagttcagtaaatatatcattacatttgattgatttgtcatgtgtttttttgttcttgaaaaCATCATCAATCGTCAGAATCTCATGTTCGTGATTGACATCTTTCATATCTCCCTCTGTGATGAACAGTTCTGTGTACACAGCCTTGAGATTTGCATCATTTTCAGTGTTGCCCTCGAAAATATGTTCTGTTTTCTTCCTCATGTTGAATTTGTGAGTTTCCAGGAATTTTTGCAGCTTTAATAcctctgtaataataataatcataatcataataataaataagtttgAAGACATGGCATGAAATAATATGACAATATTATTAACTTCTGCAGGTAAACATATTATATTCATACTGCTAGAGCAGCACTGTCCTGCACTGGGCTTCAAAGCCAAACCAACATGTCAAAATAGCTTACTGTAGGAAAGAGAACAATGCTGTCTTCACATGTTATTGGACAGTTTTTACCTATTTTATATAGGTAAACCTC from Labeo rohita strain BAU-BD-2019 unplaced genomic scaffold, IGBB_LRoh.1.0 scaffold_52, whole genome shotgun sequence includes the following:
- the LOC127160995 gene encoding NACHT, LRR and PYD domains-containing protein 12 isoform X1 — translated: MFLTDQQKTSETEEKNREIQEVLKLQKFLETHKFNMRKKTEHIFEGNTENDANLKAVYTELFITEGDMKDVNHEHEILTIDDVFKNKKTHDKSIKCNDIFTELRKNNEKNSEKKTVLTKGVAGIGKTVSVHKFILDWAEGEANQDIDCVFLLSFREINLITNEDFSLHELLLEFYPELKDLEKSKLYEKCKLAFIFDGLDESRLPLNFNTRSLNTVEKRSSVDVLFTSLVQGKLLPSALVWVTSRPAAANQIHPRYVGLFTEVQGFTDQQKEEYFRKRIKDETQASRIISHIKMSRSLYIMCHIPVFCWITATVLQDVLIENNAENISTTLTEMYIHFLLIQMEIKNQKYDEQEERECTVHLHLNRKMILMLAKLAFEQLKKENIVFYKEDLKACGIDAGKETEFTGMIAEIFKREHRIHGAKIFCFVHLSVQEFLAAVHVFICYLNKNMQELQFFFKLSEQNITLQELLQKAVNKAMESQRGHLDLFLRFLLGISLESSQNLLKGLITHTEDTTESITKITEYIKQEQNKYTISGEASVNLFYCLLELKDHSLYEEIQSYLNSNEHPRRDLSSSMCTVLTYVLLMSGKVLNEFNPKRFTLLSLNYRRLIPAVRCCRKALFDSCGFDETCGETVSSALQETNSHLTELDLSNNHLQDSGVKLIYDGLKSPHCQLNILRLSGCHLTAQSCESLSSALQSSNSVLRELDLSNNDLQDSGVMLLSDGLKSPNSKLEILRFSICNLTAQSCGNLASVLKSSNSVLRELNLSNNDLQDSGVMLLSEGLKSPNCQLEKLRLSGCMVTGKGCHNVSSALTSNPSHMRELDLSYNHPGDSGVKLLTEKLLDSTCSLDKLNVDHEGESRITAGLKKYACFLTLDPNTAHKQLILSEENRKVTCGRENQSYSDHPDRFDVYLQVLCRESVCGRCYWEIEWSGDHYVDVLVSYESISRKGRGVECMFGHNDQSWSLICSPDKYLFTHNNIQSVLSVKPISRRIAVSDNDDDDYISRIGVYVDVSAGTLSFYSVSDTMSLIHTVQTTFTQPLYPGFYVEYGSSVKLC